One window of Nocardia nova SH22a genomic DNA carries:
- a CDS encoding heme o synthase, giving the protein MRIGQQPGDAHGSSATALADRVQGSGPLSALTRRVLAYIALTKPRVIELLLVATIPTMLLADRGHVDIRLIVATLFGGWMGAASANTLNCVADADIDKVMKRTSKRPLAREAVPTRNAFVFGVLLGAGSFAWLWWQANLLSGLLVVATILFYVFVYTLGLKRRTSQNVVWGGAAGCMPVLVGWSAVTGTIGWPAVALFAVIFFWTPPHTWALAMRYKDDYRAAGVPMLPVVATEQAVTKQIVIYTWLTVLATLALIPATGVVYAAVAIVAGAWFLLMAHQLYSGVRRGASVKPLRLFLQSNNYLAVVFCGLAVDSVLGWHTIGSTLFG; this is encoded by the coding sequence GTGCGGATTGGGCAACAGCCGGGTGATGCGCATGGCTCCTCCGCGACGGCGCTCGCCGATCGTGTTCAGGGCAGCGGCCCGCTGTCGGCGCTGACCCGCCGCGTACTCGCGTACATCGCGCTGACCAAGCCGCGGGTCATCGAACTGCTGCTGGTCGCCACGATCCCCACGATGCTGCTGGCCGATCGCGGTCACGTCGACATCCGGCTCATCGTCGCCACGCTGTTCGGCGGCTGGATGGGCGCGGCCAGCGCCAACACCCTCAACTGCGTCGCCGACGCCGATATCGACAAGGTGATGAAGCGGACGTCGAAGCGCCCGCTGGCCCGCGAGGCGGTGCCGACCCGCAACGCCTTCGTCTTCGGCGTGCTGTTGGGCGCGGGCTCGTTCGCGTGGCTGTGGTGGCAGGCGAATCTGCTGTCGGGCCTGCTGGTCGTGGCGACGATCCTGTTCTACGTCTTCGTCTACACCCTCGGGCTCAAGCGCCGCACCTCGCAGAACGTGGTCTGGGGCGGGGCGGCCGGATGTATGCCGGTGCTGGTCGGCTGGTCGGCGGTCACCGGGACGATCGGCTGGCCCGCGGTCGCGCTGTTCGCGGTGATCTTCTTCTGGACGCCGCCGCACACCTGGGCGCTGGCGATGCGGTACAAGGACGACTATCGCGCGGCCGGGGTGCCGATGCTGCCGGTGGTGGCGACCGAGCAGGCCGTCACCAAGCAGATCGTCATCTACACCTGGCTCACCGTGCTGGCGACGCTCGCGCTGATTCCGGCGACCGGCGTGGTCTACGCCGCGGTGGCGATCGTGGCGGGCGCCTGGTTCCTGCTGATGGCCCACCAGCTCTACTCGGGTGTGCGCCGCGGCGCGTCGGTGAAACCGCTGCGGCTGTTCCTGCAGTCCAACAACTATCTGGCCGTGGTGTTCTGCGGTCTCGCCGTCGACTCGGTGCTCGGCTGGCACACCATCGGTTCCACACTCTTCGGCTGA
- the tkt gene encoding transketolase gives MSVTDDIRALTQPAHPADWTELDTRAVDTARVLAADAVQNAGNGHPGTAMSLAPLAYTLYQRVLRYDPTDPEWVGRDRFVLSCGHSSLTQYIQLYLAGIGLELDDLRHLRQWGSLTPGHPEFRHTKGVEITTGPLGQGLASAVGMAMASRRERGLFDPSAAQGASPFDHFVYAIASDGDIEEGVTSEASSLAGTQQLGNLIVFYDDNKISIEDDTSIALTEDTAERYRAYGWHVQVVEGGENVTGILEAIEAAQAVTDKPSFILLRTIIGYPAPTKMNTGAAHGAALGADEVAGVKKALGFDPDQGFVVDDEVIAHSRGNAAERGKSAHAAWQDQFDAWAQANPENKELFDRLEQRRLPQGWADALPVFETDEKGMATRKASGKTLAALAPVLPELWGGSADLAESNNTTMPGVPSFGPTSISTGMWKAEPYGRTLHFGVREHAMGSILNGIALHGPTRPYGGTFLVFSDYMRPAVRLAALMRVPAIYVWTHDSIGLGEDGPTHQPIEHLAALRAIPGLNVVRPGDANETVHAWRTILELESAEQHSHFVPADHPHTDGPSALALTRQDVPTLSGTSYEGVSRGGYVLAESSTGTPQVILIATGSELHLAVEARTTLEEQGIGTRVVSMPCVEWFDAQDQSYRDEVLPPQITARVTVEAGIAMPWQRFTGNDGENVSIEHFGASAPYKVLFREFGLTTEAVVEAAQRSLAKVKG, from the coding sequence GTGTCAGTCACAGACGACATCCGCGCCCTCACCCAGCCCGCACATCCGGCCGACTGGACCGAACTGGACACCAGAGCCGTCGACACCGCCCGTGTCCTGGCCGCCGACGCGGTCCAGAACGCCGGCAACGGTCATCCCGGCACCGCGATGAGCCTGGCGCCGTTGGCCTATACGCTCTACCAGCGGGTCCTGCGCTACGACCCGACCGATCCGGAGTGGGTCGGCCGCGACCGGTTCGTGCTGTCCTGCGGGCATTCCAGCCTCACCCAGTACATCCAGCTCTACCTGGCCGGCATCGGTCTCGAACTGGATGATCTGCGGCATCTGCGGCAGTGGGGTTCGCTGACCCCGGGCCACCCCGAGTTCCGCCACACCAAGGGCGTGGAGATCACCACCGGCCCGCTCGGTCAGGGCCTGGCCTCCGCGGTCGGCATGGCGATGGCCTCGCGCCGCGAGCGCGGCCTGTTCGATCCGTCCGCCGCGCAGGGCGCCAGCCCGTTCGACCATTTCGTGTACGCCATCGCCTCCGACGGCGACATCGAGGAGGGTGTCACCTCCGAGGCGTCCTCGCTCGCGGGTACCCAGCAGCTGGGCAACCTGATCGTCTTCTACGACGACAACAAGATCTCCATCGAGGACGACACCTCGATCGCCCTCACCGAGGACACCGCCGAGCGCTACCGCGCCTACGGCTGGCACGTCCAGGTCGTCGAGGGCGGCGAGAACGTCACCGGCATCCTGGAGGCCATCGAGGCCGCGCAGGCGGTCACCGACAAGCCGTCGTTCATCCTGCTGCGCACCATCATCGGCTATCCCGCGCCCACCAAGATGAACACCGGCGCCGCGCACGGCGCCGCCCTGGGCGCCGACGAGGTCGCCGGGGTCAAGAAGGCGCTGGGCTTCGATCCGGACCAGGGCTTCGTCGTGGACGACGAGGTCATCGCGCACTCCCGCGGTAACGCCGCCGAGCGCGGCAAGTCCGCCCACGCCGCGTGGCAGGACCAGTTCGACGCCTGGGCGCAGGCCAATCCGGAGAACAAGGAACTGTTCGACCGCCTCGAGCAGCGCCGCCTCCCCCAGGGCTGGGCCGACGCGCTGCCGGTCTTCGAGACCGACGAGAAGGGCATGGCCACCCGCAAGGCGTCCGGCAAGACACTGGCCGCGCTGGCGCCGGTGCTGCCGGAGCTGTGGGGCGGTTCGGCCGACCTCGCCGAATCCAACAACACCACGATGCCCGGCGTCCCGAGCTTCGGCCCGACCTCGATCTCCACCGGTATGTGGAAGGCCGAGCCCTACGGCCGGACCCTGCACTTCGGGGTGCGCGAGCACGCCATGGGCTCGATCCTCAACGGCATCGCCCTGCACGGCCCGACCCGCCCGTACGGCGGCACCTTCCTGGTGTTCTCCGACTACATGCGCCCGGCCGTGCGACTGGCCGCGCTGATGCGGGTTCCGGCCATCTACGTGTGGACCCACGACTCCATCGGCCTGGGCGAGGACGGCCCCACCCATCAGCCGATCGAGCATCTGGCCGCGCTGCGGGCCATCCCCGGCCTGAATGTGGTGCGCCCCGGTGACGCCAACGAGACCGTGCACGCGTGGCGGACGATCCTCGAGCTCGAAAGTGCCGAGCAGCACTCGCATTTCGTGCCCGCCGACCACCCGCACACCGACGGCCCCTCGGCGCTGGCGCTGACCCGTCAGGACGTCCCGACCCTGTCCGGCACCTCCTACGAGGGCGTCTCGCGCGGCGGGTACGTCCTGGCCGAATCCTCCACCGGCACACCGCAGGTAATCCTGATCGCCACCGGATCGGAACTCCACCTGGCCGTCGAGGCGCGCACTACCCTGGAGGAGCAGGGCATCGGCACCCGCGTGGTGTCCATGCCGTGCGTCGAATGGTTCGACGCGCAGGATCAGTCCTACCGCGACGAGGTGCTGCCCCCGCAGATCACCGCCCGCGTCACCGTCGAGGCCGGAATCGCGATGCCGTGGCAGCGCTTCACCGGTAACGACGGTGAGAACGTCTCGATCGAGCACTTCGGTGCCTCGGCCCCCTACAAGGTGCTGTTCCGCGAATTCGGCCTCACCACCGAGGCCGTCGTCGAGGCCGCGCAGCGCTCACTCGCCAAGGTGAAGGGATAA
- the tal gene encoding transaldolase codes for MAQNENLAELSKAGVSVWLDDLSRDRIRSGNLAELVATRSIVGVTTNPTIFQGALSQGHSYDEQVKELAARGADADAAIRTITTDDVRAACDVLAEVFEASDGVDGRVSIEVDPRLAFDADKTVAQAVELWKIVDRPNLFIKIPATEEGLPAITRVIAEGISVNVTLIFSVERYRSVMGSYLDGVRKARIAGHDIAHIHSVASFFVSRVDTEIDKRLEQIGTPEALALRGKAGIANARLAYAAYQDVFDGGNHTSTYSHLASGGANRQRPLWASTGVKNPDYPDTMYITELVGPNTVNTLPEKTLEAFADHGELRGDLVSGAEAEAQGVFDALSAAGIDLADVFDVLEREGVEKFEKSWEELLTATTAELKSTGSN; via the coding sequence ATGGCACAGAACGAGAATCTCGCCGAGCTGTCGAAGGCCGGCGTATCGGTATGGCTCGACGATCTGTCCCGTGACCGGATCCGCTCGGGCAATCTGGCCGAGCTCGTCGCCACCCGCAGCATCGTCGGCGTCACCACCAACCCGACGATCTTCCAAGGCGCCCTGAGTCAGGGCCACAGCTACGACGAGCAGGTCAAGGAGCTCGCCGCCCGGGGCGCCGACGCCGATGCCGCGATCCGCACCATCACCACCGACGACGTCCGCGCCGCCTGCGATGTGCTGGCCGAGGTGTTCGAGGCCAGCGACGGTGTGGACGGCCGGGTGTCGATCGAGGTCGATCCGCGGCTGGCGTTCGACGCCGACAAGACCGTCGCCCAGGCGGTCGAGCTGTGGAAGATCGTCGACCGGCCGAATCTGTTCATCAAGATCCCGGCCACCGAGGAAGGGCTGCCCGCGATCACCCGGGTGATCGCCGAGGGCATCAGCGTCAACGTCACGCTGATCTTCTCCGTGGAGCGCTACCGCAGTGTGATGGGCTCGTATCTGGACGGTGTGCGCAAGGCGCGCATCGCCGGGCACGACATCGCCCACATCCACTCGGTCGCCTCGTTCTTCGTGTCCCGGGTCGACACCGAGATCGACAAGCGGCTCGAGCAGATCGGCACGCCGGAGGCACTGGCGCTGCGCGGCAAGGCCGGAATCGCCAACGCGCGCTTGGCCTATGCCGCCTACCAGGACGTCTTCGACGGCGGTAACCACACCTCGACCTACTCGCATCTGGCCTCCGGTGGCGCCAACCGCCAGCGGCCGCTGTGGGCGTCGACGGGTGTGAAGAACCCCGACTACCCGGACACGATGTACATCACCGAACTGGTGGGACCGAATACGGTCAACACGCTGCCGGAGAAGACCCTCGAGGCGTTCGCCGACCACGGTGAGCTCCGCGGCGACCTGGTCTCGGGCGCCGAGGCCGAGGCACAGGGCGTCTTCGACGCGCTGTCGGCCGCCGGAATCGATCTGGCCGATGTCTTCGACGTCCTCGAGCGCGAGGGTGTGGAGAAGTTCGAGAAGTCGTGGGAAGAACTGCTCACCGCGACGACCGCCGAGTTGAAGAGCACCGGGAGCAACTGA
- the zwf gene encoding glucose-6-phosphate dehydrogenase: MAGQNKTAAPGNPLREERDKRLPRIAGPCSMVIFGVTGDLSRKKLMPAIYDLANRGLLPPGFALVGFARRDYADEDFAQVVLESVKTHARTPFRQEVWDQLSEGIRFVQGTFDDDAAFGTLAQTLKKLDAERGTGGNHAFYLSIPPNAFPVVLEQLSRTGLAKPPEVDPGKPKPWRRVVIEKPFGHDLHSAQELNALVNRVFPEETVFRIDHYLGKETVQNLLALRFANELFEPIWNANFVDHVQITMAEDIGLGGRAGYYDGIGAARDVIQNHLLQLLALTAMEDPVNFQPRQLQIEKIKILSATKLVEPLEETTARGQYEAGWQGSEKVVGLLEEEGFDPHSRTETYAAITLNVDTRRWAGVPFYLRTGKRLGRRVTEIAVMFKRAPHLPFDQTMTEELGQNALVIRVQPDEGITMRFGSKVPGSSMEVRDVNMDFSYGESFTESSPEAYERLILDVLLGEPSLFPVNEEVELAWRILDPVLDHWAEGGRPEPYESGTWGPASADEMLARTGREWRRP, encoded by the coding sequence ATGGCCGGCCAGAACAAGACGGCCGCCCCGGGGAATCCGCTGCGCGAGGAGCGCGACAAGCGGCTTCCCCGGATCGCCGGCCCGTGCAGCATGGTGATCTTCGGGGTGACAGGAGATCTGTCACGTAAGAAACTGATGCCGGCCATCTACGACCTCGCGAACCGGGGGCTGCTGCCCCCGGGCTTCGCGCTGGTCGGATTCGCCCGGCGCGATTACGCCGACGAGGATTTCGCGCAGGTGGTCCTCGAATCGGTGAAGACCCATGCCCGCACCCCGTTCCGCCAGGAGGTGTGGGATCAGCTGTCGGAAGGTATCCGGTTCGTCCAGGGCACCTTCGACGACGACGCCGCCTTCGGCACCCTCGCCCAGACGTTGAAGAAACTCGACGCCGAGCGGGGCACGGGCGGTAACCACGCCTTCTATCTGTCGATCCCGCCGAACGCGTTCCCCGTTGTGCTGGAACAGCTTTCGCGCACCGGCCTGGCCAAACCGCCGGAGGTCGATCCGGGCAAACCGAAGCCGTGGCGCCGGGTGGTCATCGAGAAACCCTTCGGACACGATCTGCACAGCGCGCAGGAACTCAACGCACTGGTGAACCGCGTGTTCCCGGAGGAGACGGTCTTCCGCATCGACCACTACCTCGGCAAGGAGACGGTGCAGAACCTGCTGGCGCTGCGCTTCGCGAACGAACTGTTCGAGCCGATCTGGAACGCCAACTTCGTCGACCACGTGCAGATCACGATGGCCGAGGACATCGGATTGGGCGGGCGCGCGGGCTATTACGACGGAATCGGCGCCGCCCGCGACGTGATCCAGAACCATCTGCTGCAACTGCTGGCCTTGACCGCGATGGAGGATCCGGTCAACTTCCAGCCGCGGCAGCTGCAGATCGAGAAGATCAAGATCCTGTCCGCGACCAAGCTGGTCGAACCGCTCGAGGAGACCACGGCCCGCGGTCAGTACGAGGCGGGCTGGCAGGGCAGCGAGAAGGTGGTGGGCCTGCTCGAGGAGGAGGGTTTCGATCCGCATTCGCGCACCGAGACCTATGCCGCGATCACGCTCAACGTCGACACCCGCCGCTGGGCCGGGGTGCCGTTCTATCTGCGGACCGGAAAACGCCTGGGCCGCAGGGTCACCGAGATCGCGGTCATGTTCAAGCGGGCGCCGCATCTGCCCTTCGATCAGACGATGACCGAGGAACTCGGGCAGAACGCGCTGGTCATCCGGGTGCAGCCGGATGAGGGCATCACCATGCGATTCGGGTCGAAGGTGCCCGGATCCAGCATGGAGGTCCGCGACGTCAACATGGACTTCAGCTACGGCGAATCGTTCACCGAGTCCTCCCCCGAGGCCTACGAACGGCTCATCCTCGATGTGCTGCTCGGTGAGCCGTCGCTGTTCCCGGTCAACGAGGAGGTCGAATTGGCTTGGCGCATCCTCGATCCCGTACTCGACCACTGGGCCGAGGGCGGCAGGCCCGAGCCCTACGAATCCGGTACCTGGGGTCCGGCCTCGGCCGACGAGATGCTCGCCCGCACCGGGCGCGAATGGCGGCGGCCGTGA
- the pgl gene encoding 6-phosphogluconolactonase, whose translation MSKPQIEVFAGTEELVAAAARRFVEVVTAAQAERGSASVVLTGGGTGIGLLELVRKAPGAIDFSRLDVFWGDERFVPAGDAERNELQARHALLDHVPVDPARVHPVATSDGEYPDPVEAAAEYSAAVHAHLAEYGGFDLHLLGMGGEGHVNSLFPHTPAVAEKHELVVAVTDSPKPPPVRVTLTLPAVTRARHVVLVVGGEAKADAVVEALTGASPLDIPAAGAHGSETTTWLLDESAAAKLS comes from the coding sequence ATGAGTAAGCCGCAGATCGAGGTGTTCGCCGGAACCGAGGAACTGGTCGCGGCGGCGGCGCGGCGATTCGTGGAGGTCGTGACCGCCGCGCAGGCCGAGCGCGGCTCGGCGTCGGTGGTTCTGACCGGCGGCGGCACCGGCATCGGATTGCTGGAACTGGTCCGCAAGGCACCGGGTGCGATCGATTTCTCCCGGCTGGACGTCTTCTGGGGTGACGAACGGTTCGTTCCGGCCGGTGATGCCGAACGCAACGAACTGCAGGCCCGCCACGCGCTGCTCGATCATGTGCCGGTCGATCCCGCCCGGGTCCATCCCGTCGCGACCTCCGACGGCGAATATCCGGATCCGGTGGAGGCCGCCGCCGAGTATTCCGCGGCGGTCCACGCCCATCTGGCCGAGTACGGCGGCTTCGATCTGCATCTGCTCGGCATGGGCGGCGAAGGCCACGTGAATTCGCTGTTCCCGCACACCCCGGCGGTCGCGGAGAAACATGAACTCGTTGTCGCCGTGACGGATTCACCGAAACCGCCGCCCGTGCGGGTCACCCTGACCCTGCCCGCGGTGACCCGGGCCCGGCACGTGGTCCTGGTCGTCGGCGGCGAGGCCAAGGCCGACGCGGTCGTCGAGGCCCTGACGGGCGCCTCCCCGCTCGACATCCCGGCGGCCGGTGCGCACGGGAGCGAGACCACGACCTGGCTGCTGGACGAGAGCGCGGCCGCCAAACTGTCCTGA
- a CDS encoding alpha/beta fold hydrolase yields MEPTHRFVETNGIRLHIAEQGEGYPVIFCHGFPHGWYVWHRQLSALAAAGYHAIAPDLRGYGRTEAPAGVEACTNRAVIGDLLGLLDDIGAERAVFVGLDFGAQLVWELALRAPERVAGIVVLNNPYAPRPPKAPSEFWTRAAQRHFLHLSYFQEPGVADAELAARPREFLARVYYALSGDFHYLDTWKNPPGIGYLDALPQAPELPWSWLPESEFDALAAGFERTGFTGGLNWYRALDRNWELTEGLPTTVSVPTCFLYGENDPDMEGFSGRDPLAVLRAHVPDLRAVEKVAGAGHLVQLEQTGAVNDFLLRHLSELAVSDPARR; encoded by the coding sequence GTGGAGCCGACACATCGGTTCGTCGAGACCAACGGGATTCGGCTGCATATCGCCGAACAGGGCGAGGGATATCCGGTGATCTTCTGTCACGGATTCCCGCACGGCTGGTACGTGTGGCACCGGCAGCTGTCGGCGCTGGCGGCCGCCGGATACCACGCGATCGCCCCCGATCTGCGCGGATACGGGCGCACCGAGGCGCCCGCGGGTGTCGAGGCGTGCACCAATCGCGCGGTGATCGGCGATCTGCTCGGGCTGCTCGACGACATCGGCGCCGAGCGGGCCGTGTTCGTCGGGCTGGACTTCGGGGCGCAGCTGGTCTGGGAACTGGCGCTGCGCGCGCCCGAGCGGGTCGCCGGGATCGTGGTGCTGAACAATCCGTACGCGCCGCGCCCGCCCAAGGCGCCCTCGGAGTTCTGGACGCGGGCCGCGCAACGGCACTTCCTGCATCTGTCGTATTTCCAGGAGCCCGGTGTGGCCGATGCCGAACTCGCCGCGCGCCCGCGCGAATTCCTGGCCCGCGTGTACTACGCGCTCAGCGGGGATTTCCACTATCTGGACACCTGGAAGAATCCGCCCGGCATCGGCTACCTCGACGCGCTCCCGCAGGCGCCGGAACTACCGTGGTCGTGGCTGCCGGAATCCGAATTCGACGCCCTCGCGGCGGGATTCGAGCGGACCGGCTTCACCGGCGGGCTGAACTGGTACCGCGCCCTGGACCGCAACTGGGAGCTGACCGAGGGCCTGCCGACCACGGTGTCCGTGCCGACCTGCTTCCTCTACGGCGAGAACGATCCGGACATGGAGGGATTCAGCGGCCGCGATCCCCTCGCGGTGCTGCGCGCCCATGTGCCGGACCTGCGTGCGGTCGAAAAGGTCGCGGGCGCAGGGCATCTCGTGCAACTGGAACAGACCGGCGCGGTGAACGACTTCCTGCTGCGTCACCTCAGCGAACTGGCGGTGAGCGACCCGGCGCGGCGGTGA
- a CDS encoding SDR family NAD(P)-dependent oxidoreductase — translation MNGILLTDRVAVVTGASRGIGKGIALELGAAGATVYVTGRSEHTGHLPGTVAATAAEIDALGGHGVPFVCDHRDDEAVARLFETVRADHGRLDVLVNNVYNSPASARWLGKPFWEVPPAAWDEGFDIGVRSHYAAAHFAAPLLIDSGGLIVDISSPGAEHFTHNVVYGVGKAAVDRLTADMAHDLADTDVTVVSLWPGIVNTELLQLVPADAQGRRLITLPGEGTFDLNDAETPHFAGRAVVALAADTGRRARTGRAWRVADLAEAYGFTDIDGRVPRTG, via the coding sequence GTGAACGGAATATTGCTGACCGATCGAGTCGCGGTCGTCACCGGAGCCAGCCGCGGAATCGGCAAGGGGATCGCGCTCGAGCTCGGCGCGGCCGGAGCGACGGTCTATGTCACCGGACGTTCCGAGCACACCGGACATCTTCCCGGGACGGTGGCCGCGACCGCCGCCGAGATCGACGCTCTGGGCGGGCACGGGGTGCCGTTCGTCTGCGATCACCGCGACGACGAGGCGGTGGCGAGGCTGTTCGAGACCGTGCGCGCCGACCACGGCCGCCTGGACGTCCTGGTCAACAACGTCTACAACTCCCCCGCCTCGGCACGCTGGCTGGGCAAGCCGTTCTGGGAGGTGCCCCCGGCGGCCTGGGACGAGGGTTTCGACATCGGCGTGCGCTCGCACTACGCGGCCGCCCATTTCGCGGCACCGCTGCTGATCGACTCCGGCGGCCTGATCGTCGACATCTCCTCACCGGGCGCCGAGCACTTCACCCACAATGTGGTCTACGGAGTCGGCAAGGCCGCGGTGGACCGGCTCACCGCCGACATGGCACACGACCTGGCCGACACCGACGTCACCGTGGTCTCGCTGTGGCCGGGAATCGTGAATACCGAACTGCTGCAGCTGGTTCCGGCCGACGCGCAGGGCCGCCGCCTGATCACGCTGCCCGGTGAGGGCACCTTCGATCTCAACGACGCCGAAACCCCGCACTTCGCCGGGCGCGCGGTGGTCGCCCTCGCCGCCGACACGGGACGCCGCGCGCGCACGGGCCGGGCCTGGCGGGTCGCGGATCTGGCCGAGGCCTACGGCTTCACCGATATCGACGGCCGGGTGCCGCGAACCGGCTAG
- a CDS encoding flavin reductase family protein, producing MDATASFDAVMAAADAPIYVVTIATESDRAGCVVGFASQVGIEPRRFLVCLSELNHTYRVAAGATHVAVHLIDAEGRALAQLFGAETGDDVDKFSWCRWHHGPDGVVVLDEAAAWFSGRILDRLNFGDHLGVLLEPLGGPTPPDRVTALRYGDLADLTPGHPA from the coding sequence GTGGACGCGACGGCGAGTTTCGATGCGGTGATGGCGGCGGCGGACGCACCGATCTACGTGGTGACGATCGCGACCGAATCCGACCGGGCGGGATGCGTGGTCGGATTCGCCTCCCAGGTGGGGATCGAACCGCGCCGGTTCCTGGTGTGCCTGTCCGAGCTGAATCACACCTATCGCGTGGCCGCCGGCGCCACCCACGTCGCGGTGCATCTGATCGACGCCGAAGGACGGGCACTGGCCCAGTTGTTCGGGGCGGAGACCGGCGACGACGTCGACAAATTCAGCTGGTGCCGGTGGCATCACGGCCCCGACGGCGTGGTGGTGCTGGACGAGGCCGCCGCATGGTTCTCCGGCCGCATCCTCGACCGCCTGAATTTCGGAGACCATCTGGGTGTGCTCCTCGAGCCGCTCGGCGGACCGACACCCCCGGACAGGGTCACCGCCCTGCGATACGGCGACCTCGCCGACCTCACCCCGGGTCACCCGGCCTGA
- a CDS encoding LysR family transcriptional regulator, with translation MDLELRHLRAFVVLCAERNYTRAAVRLHTTQPSLTRTVQQAERILDCTLVERSARRFALTSEGEYLLAAATRIVADIDTVTAELRLRAVVSVGFSWLLPDEWFTAVRTRFEALGGRVGIHRIDDPVAAVAAGRIDIALYRKDIRLPAALTGRIIGTERRVAAVSSRSVLVSGPAPRWRDLARYPLVVNTVSGTTDETSWETGEFDREIITCTNFDEWIELVAADRGIGAVPELARTRAPHPGVVYLDIPDAPPSELRLAWRTRPAPGRSVQSFLDIALGG, from the coding sequence ATGGATCTGGAGCTGCGGCATCTGCGGGCATTCGTCGTGTTGTGCGCCGAGCGCAACTACACCCGCGCCGCCGTCCGGCTGCACACCACACAACCCTCCCTCACCCGCACCGTGCAGCAGGCCGAGCGGATTCTGGACTGCACGCTCGTCGAGCGCAGCGCACGGCGGTTCGCGCTCACCTCCGAAGGGGAGTATCTGCTCGCCGCGGCGACCCGGATCGTGGCCGATATCGACACCGTGACCGCCGAACTGCGGCTGCGCGCCGTGGTCTCGGTCGGATTCTCGTGGCTGCTGCCCGACGAGTGGTTCACCGCGGTCCGCACCCGTTTCGAGGCGCTCGGCGGCCGGGTGGGCATCCATCGCATCGACGATCCGGTGGCCGCCGTCGCCGCCGGGCGTATCGATATCGCCCTGTACCGCAAGGACATCCGGTTACCCGCGGCGCTGACCGGGCGGATCATCGGCACCGAGCGGCGGGTCGCGGCGGTGTCGAGCCGGTCGGTGCTGGTGTCGGGGCCCGCGCCGCGCTGGCGGGATCTGGCCCGGTATCCGCTGGTGGTCAACACCGTCTCCGGCACCACCGACGAAACCAGCTGGGAGACCGGCGAATTCGACCGCGAGATCATCACCTGCACGAACTTCGACGAATGGATCGAACTCGTCGCCGCCGATCGCGGGATCGGGGCGGTACCGGAACTGGCTCGCACCCGGGCGCCGCATCCGGGTGTCGTCTACCTCGACATTCCGGACGCACCACCCTCGGAGTTGCGGCTGGCGTGGCGGACCCGTCCGGCGCCGGGGCGTTCGGTGCAGAGCTTTCTCGATATCGCGCTGGGCGGTTAG